The sequence CAACCTGGTTGTGAATAAACAAACTACTCATGATTAGAATAGTTTGGATCATAACCATCATATTTAAAATAAGATCATTATGAAAACAAATACAATCGCCGTTATTGGCGGAACCGGAAAATCCGGAAAATATCTGGTACAAAACCTTCTTGAAAAAAGATATCCGATGAAGCTTTTATGGAGAAAGCCTGAAGACTTCAAAATGCAAGATCCTCTGATTGAAATAGTAAAAGGAGATGTGAGGGATGAAGAGGCTGTACATTCATTAATCGAAGGCTGCAATATTGTGATAAGTACATTAGGGCAGCCCAAAGAAGAAAAGTCAGTCTTTAGTGATGCTGCAAAAAATATCATCCGAACAATGAATCATTATGGAATCAAAAGATATATCGTAACCACTGGATTGAGCGTGAATACTTCAACGGATCAAAAAAATGACCGGGTGAAAATGGCTACCGAATGGATGTATCAGAATTATCCTGAAACCACTTCAGATAAGCAGAAAGAATATCGGCTGCTTTTAGAAAGTGATCTAGACTGGACTTTGGTACGCTTACCTCTGATTACTCTAACAGACAGAAGTTGTAACACTGAAATAAGCCTGATCGATTGTAAAGGTGAAAATATCAGTGCTGCCGATCTCGCAGAGTTTTTGGTTTCGCAAATTGAAGATTCTAATTACATTAGGGAAAGCCCATTTTTATATAATATTTAAATAGACCTTTAGGATAATAAAAAAACAGAGAGCTTAACGGCTCTCTGTTTGTATTTATTTCTCAAGCTTTTCCTTGATGTATTTTGCGGTATAAGACTTCTTATTTTTCGCCAGGTCCTCAGGAGTTCCGGCAAAAACTAC is a genomic window of Chryseobacterium nakagawai containing:
- a CDS encoding NAD(P)-dependent oxidoreductase, whose product is MKTNTIAVIGGTGKSGKYLVQNLLEKRYPMKLLWRKPEDFKMQDPLIEIVKGDVRDEEAVHSLIEGCNIVISTLGQPKEEKSVFSDAAKNIIRTMNHYGIKRYIVTTGLSVNTSTDQKNDRVKMATEWMYQNYPETTSDKQKEYRLLLESDLDWTLVRLPLITLTDRSCNTEISLIDCKGENISAADLAEFLVSQIEDSNYIRESPFLYNI